The following is a genomic window from Chlamydiota bacterium.
TTATGCTCTTGTGTATAGGTACTTTCACATAAAAGTAGATCTACATCTTTTGCAAGCAATACAGCCTTAGGGTTAGAAGCGGTATCTAAAATCACAGCAATACTTTTGCCCTTTTGCACCCACGTCACATCTTCCAATTTGATGGTTTTGCCGCCAAGCTGCAACATTTTTTCTTCTTCTAAAGCGCGCACATTGGGTCCTTTGATATTATGTTCTTTGAGTTTTTGTTTATCAAATTTAACGCGATCGTGTTCTTCTACGCGATAACCTAAACAGGTTGTGCCATGAGACAAAAAATCAGCGTATACTTTAAATGTTGCATCTTCATGAACAAGTCCCGGTTTTTCTATTGGGTGTTCCACCACATGAATAGTTTCATGATAAATGGTCGAAAAACGCAACTTGTCAAAATATTCTTTTTTATCTGCTGGGAAGTAGCAATGAATGGGATGGGTCACTTTGTCTAAATTTAAACGCATGAGCATTGAGCCCACACCCAAACAATGATCCCCATGGAAATGAGAAATAAAGATACGTGTCACGTGCGTTGGAGACACATTGGCAAAAATAAATTGCCTTTGTGTCCCTTCACCTGGATCAAACAATAGACCTTCATCATTCCATAAAAAAAGATACGCACCGTGATTTCTATAACGGGTAGGTTGCTGTGAAGAAGTACCTAAGACAATCAGTTTTCGTATGCTCATAGTTTGGGTTTCCAAGCAAAAAATTTGAATCGACCAAGCAAGATTCCAACAAGCCCCCCAACAATATGTGCGCTATTTGCAATAGGAAGAGGAACTCGAAGAATTGTTGGATTTACAATGGAAAGCACAAATCCCCCAAATTGAACAAGAAGCAAGAAAAGCACATAGATGAGAAAGAAAATTAAAATGGAACGCTGAATAGGATAGCCTTCCCAAGGAGCTTTTTTCTTTCTGGAATAAATATAACCTGCAAATGCTGTAATTACACCAGAAAATCCTAAAAAGAGGGGTCCTGAAATGACATATTGTGCTGTGTTAGATAAAAATGCGGCAATCAAGATTAAAAATAAAAAACGCTTAGAGCCAATTCTTCTTTCTACAGGAAGCCCTAACACCAAAAGCCAAAGCATATTGAACAATAAATGTAAAAATCCCCCATGTAACAAAATGGGTGTGAAAAAACGCCAGACTTGCCCCTGGCGAATTTTATAAAAATGGGGATAGCTCAAAGGAACTGATGTATCTTTTTGAAAGTAGGCTTGCAAGATGGTGTAATAACCTTCGAAGTAGCTTCCATTTTCAATCTGATCTTTTAAATCTTTTTCTTCTTTAGACCAATCTTTTGTTTGATCAAACGGAGAAATTTGAAACTGATCTTGAAACCCCACAATTAAATTAAATATGGGAGGAAAATCAAAAAGCGTCCATTGCATCAATGGAGTGAGAATCACAATATTGGCGTTTTTCCCACGCTCAGAACGAAAAATGGATCCGACTTGAATTTGTTGAATCACAAATAACACCGCACACACAAGCAAAAAGAAGAAGGTGACTTTGGATTTTTTAGCTTTGGGTTCTTTGACAGAAAGTCCTTTGGGTGAGATGGGAGGCGTTTCAAAAAGTGATTGAGAAGAGGTGCTTTTTTCTTCTAAATCTTTTGGAATATCCAATTTTTTATCTTCTGGATTTTTTTGAAATGCTTCAAAAAGATCTTTTGCTTCATCAAAATCATTTTCATCTACAATCCATATATCAAAACGACTGTTTTCTTTTTCTTGAGCTGGACGAAATTCATACGAATGTTCAATCCCTTTTCGATTAAACAAATGCGAGAGTTTTTGTGTCTCTTCTTCTGTTTTTAAAAAACCAATTAAACGCATACTTTTATTTTCTCTATTAGGTTGGAGGTTGATAATCCTTCTATCTTATCACAAATGTAGACAACACCCCCATTTTCTTCCACTGTCTTAGCCTCAACGCATTTAGAGCCATATTCTGGACCATTGATATGTACATTGGGCTTGATTAAATTGAGCACATCTCTTGGATCTGTTTCATCGAAATAGGAGACATAATCGACAAATTCTAAAGCTGCCATCATTTCAACACGATATTTGAGCGGCACAATGGGGCGCAACTTTGATTTGTATTTTTGGATCGATGTATCGCTATTTAAGAGCACAATAAAAACATCGGCGAGTTGAGATCCTGTAAAAATCATATGCAAATGCCCTGCATGCAATAGATCAAAAGAACCATTGAGTGTTGCAATGGTTTTATTAGTTCTTTTTAAAGCATCGACTCTACTTTTTAGCTCTTTTGGATCGATGACTTTTTTTTGGTGCTCGTTTTGCCACTTTTTGATGGGTTTCATTTTTCTTTTTGGGTTGTTTAAATGCAATTTCATAAACTTCTGTATAATAATCTACAAAATGCACCTCTAAGCCTTTTTTCAAATAATCGGGCAATTCATCAAAATCACGTCTATTATCTTTGGGGAAAATTAAGACATTTGCATGCACTCTTC
Proteins encoded in this region:
- the rbn gene encoding Ribonuclease BN — encoded protein: MSIRKLIVLGTSSQQPTRYRNHGAYLFLWNDEGLLFDPGEGTQRQFIFANVSPTHVTRIFISHFHGDHCLGVGSMLMRLNLDKVTHPIHCYFPADKKEYFDKLRFSTIYHETIHVVEHPIEKPGLVHEDATFKVYADFLSHGTTCLGYRVEEHDRVKFDKQKLKEHNIKGPNVRALEEEKMLQLGGKTIKLEDVTWVQKGKSIAVILDTASNPKAVLLAKDVDLLLCESTYTQEHKDLAKKYLHLTAQDAATLAKSAQAKKLVLTHFSARYREASVFEIEARKTFKESFAAEDLKEFGF
- the glpG gene encoding Rhomboid protease GlpG produces the protein MRLIGFLKTEEETQKLSHLFNRKGIEHSYEFRPAQEKENSRFDIWIVDENDFDEAKDLFEAFQKNPEDKKLDIPKDLEEKSTSSQSLFETPPISPKGLSVKEPKAKKSKVTFFFLLVCAVLFVIQQIQVGSIFRSERGKNANIVILTPLMQWTLFDFPPIFNLIVGFQDQFQISPFDQTKDWSKEEKDLKDQIENGSYFEGYYTILQAYFQKDTSVPLSYPHFYKIRQGQVWRFFTPILLHGGFLHLLFNMLWLLVLGLPVERRIGSKRFLFLILIAAFLSNTAQYVISGPLFLGFSGVITAFAGYIYSRKKKAPWEGYPIQRSILIFFLIYVLFLLLVQFGGFVLSIVNPTILRVPLPIANSAHIVGGLVGILLGRFKFFAWKPKL
- the hldE_1 gene encoding Bifunctional protein HldE — protein: MIFTGSQLADVFIVLLNSDTSIQKYKSKLRPIVPLKYRVEMMAALEFVDYVSYFDETDPRDVLNLIKPNVHINGPEYGSKCVEAKTVEENGGVVYICDKIEGLSTSNLIEKIKVCV